GACGCCCTTTCGGCGTCGATCCAGCTGATCGAAGCCTTGCGCCGCTGGGCGCGCGCCTATGACGAGACCGGCGCGGCGGCGGCGTCGGCGCATCAGGAGATTTCGCGCAGCGCCGAGGACGAAGCCGCGCTTCGACAGAAATTGGGCGAGTCGCATGCGAGCCGCGCACAATATGTCGCGCAGAGCGCCGACGCTGAGCGGTTGGGCGAACTGGCGGACGCAGCAGCCGATCCCGATGCGCTGCGACTGCGCGCGGCGCTCAGCAACGATGCGCCATGCCCGGTCTGCGGCGCGCTGGAGCACCCGTTCGCCGACCGGCATGACGCAGCGAGCGCATTGATCGAAGAGCTGCGCGCACGGCGAAATGAGTCGCGGCGCGCGCTCGTCATGCTGGACGAAGAGATTGTCGCGCTGAGCGCGCGCGCCGCCGAGGCCCAAGCGGTTCATCAGGACGCGTCGCGTCGCGCGGCGGAAGCGCTGTCGGCGCGCGTGCGCGCGGAAGCCGAATATGCGTCGACGCTCGGCGACGATGGCGCGCGAAACATGGCGGCCGAATTTGCGCCGCCGCCGTCGATCCTGTCTGCCTCGCCGCGGCTGGACGAATTGGCGAAGGAGGTGGCGACCGCGCGCGATGGCGTCGCGCAAAAGCTTCTTGTCGCACGCCGGCTGCGCGAGGAGCGGGATCGACTTCGCAGCGCGCGCGAGGAGACGCGCCAGGCTTTGGATGCACGCCAGGAAGAGCGCGCTGGGACCGCCAAGACGCTCCAGTCGGCGCACGAGATGCGCGCCCGCACGGAGGCGGAAAGCGCCGGACTTGTCGAGCGCCTCGATTCACTCGACCGTGCGCTCGCGCCCTATCTGCGGCTATGCGAACTCTCGGCGGGCGACATTGATCGCGACGCCGCTTCAGCGCGCCGGGCGCTCGAACTTGCGGGCGCGCGTTACCGGCAAGCGCTGGCGCGATCGGATGAATTCGGCGCGACGCTCGCAGCGATCAGTCTCAAGGCGGAGCGCCTCGCTGCCGAGTCGGACGCCTTATCCGCCCGCGAGGCCGAAGCCAAAGGCGATCATCAGGCGCGCGCAAGGAGCCTTTCTGAGGCGCGCGATGCGCGCGCGCTGCTTCTGGGGGGAGAAGCGACGGCCGCGCATCGGTCGCGTATTGAGGATCTCCACAGGGCGGCTATTGCGGCGCGTGACGAGACGCGCCAGCGGCTCGCTGAAGCCCAGCAGTCGAAAACCGCCTGCGAGACGCGTCACGCCCATTGTGCAAGCGCCGCGGAAAGCGCGGCGGCGCGCGCCGTGCAAGCGCGCGCGGTCTTTGCAATGGCGCTCGAGGCCGCTGGCGTCGACGAGGCGACTGTGGCGCCTCTTCTTGCAATGTCCCGCGTCGAGCAGACGGAGCTGCGTCGCGTCGTCGGAGCGGCGGAAGCCGAGCGCGCGGCGGCCGAGGCCGCCGTCAGGGCGCGGCAGATTGATTACGATGAAGCCCATGCCGTCGCTACGACGGAAGTTTCGCGTGAGCAGCTCGCCGTGGAGGAGAGGAGCATCGCTGGTCGCCTCGACGATTTGTCGGCGCGGCTCGGCGCGCTGCGCGAGCGTGGCGCGAAGGACGATGAGGCGCGAGAACGCGCGACAGCGCTCGCCGACGAGCTCGAACAGGCGCGCACAAGCGCCAAACTCTGGAGCGAGATCAACGAAGCCATCGGCTCGGCGAGCGGCGACAAGTTCCGCCGTTTCGCGCAGGCCGCGACGCTGCAGCATCTCGTCGCGCTCGCCAATCAGCGCCTGGCGCTGCTTGCGCCGCGCTATGCCCTGGAGCGCTCGGGCGAGGCAGGGTCGCTGGGCCTCCAGATCATCGACCGCGATCTTGGCGACGAGCGCCGTTCGACGCGTTCGCTCTCCGGCGGGGAGCGCTTCCTGGCGTCGCTCGCGCTTGCTTTAGCGCTTGCCGGACTCGAGGGGCGCGATTCATTCGTCGACACGCTGTTCATCGATGAAGGATTCGGCGCGCTCGATTCCGCGACCCTCGACGTCGTCATAGACGCGTTGGAGACGCTGCAGGGGCAGGGCAGGCGGGTTGGAGTGATCAGCCATGTCGATTCGCTCCAGCAGCGCATCGCCACGAAAATCTGCGTCGAGCGACGAGGCGGCGGAGTCAGCGTGGTGCGGCTGCGCGCGCCGAATTACGCATGACGCGTGATGCCACCCGCCAACCCTGAACGAAGTAGCTAATCAATTCTTTCCCAGGGATGAGTCGCGCCGAAACAGCCCCAAATTTGCGGCGACGAATCTAAAAAAAGCGGCTGGTGTGGCGATAAAGCCACAAAAAACAATGATCAGCCTCCAGAGACTGTGGCGCTGGCGCCACACCTGCTGTCCCTCGCAACGTCACATTACAGCGAGGGCAAAGTTTGTCACGGGCCTGTCATCCAGCGTCGGCTTCACTGTCGCCCGAAAGTTAACCGGGGGACCAAACTTATGAAACTTGGAGTTGGACAACGCGCGCTCGCCATCGCTGCGTTCGGCTTAATTGCGACGGCTTCGGCCACTCCGGCCGCGGCCGACACCGCGTCCGAACTTCGCGAGTTGAAGGCTCGGCTGCAGCAGCTAGAGGCTCAGGTCGCCAAGCAGCGCGCCGAGGTCAAGCGCGCGACCAATGTCGCGAACGCCGCCAGCGTCGCGGCCACGAAAGGTCCGCCCGGCCCGCCGCCGCCGCCGCCGGTCTTCGTCAGTTTCAAGAACGGCCTGTTCGTCGAGACCGAGGACAAAGCCTTCTCGATCCATATCGGCGGCCGCGTCCATGCCGACGGCGGCTGGCAGAGCGACCCGGCGAATGGCGACGCGAGCAATGTGTTGCTGCGCCGCGCCCGTCTCGACGTCGCCGGCAAGGCGTTCAAATATTGGTATTACCGCACGCAGTTCGAATTCGGCGGAAGCAGCGGCGCCGCAAGCGCGGCCAACGTTCGCGACGCTTGGCTGGCGTTCAAATACCCGCTTTTGACCACCGTTGGACTTCCCTACCAGTGGCCCGTCGTGATTCAGCTGGCCAACCAGCTTAGGCCTCTGGGTCTCGAGGCGATGAGCACCTCGAACTCCGGCATCACCTTCATCGAGCGTTCGATGATGTCGGACGCCTTCAACACGCCAAGACGACATCTCGGCGCGTCGATCTCCAGCGGCGGTCACAATTGGGGCGTCAAGGCGGGCATCTACAGCACCAGTCCGCAAGACACGGCCATCCGTCCAACCAACAATAAACTGGGTCAGTATTGGGAAGTTGACGGCCGCGCGGTCTTCCTGCCGATTCGCACCGAAGAAGATTTGATCCATATCGGCGCCACAGGCCGCTATTACCAAAACAATGGCGCGAGCGGCACTTCGAACGACGAATTGCTCGTCGGACGCGGCGTGCGCAACGAAGCCAATGCGCTCAACACGCGCCTGCTCGGCACGCCGGATATGTCGTGCAATCCGGGCGGACCGTTCAATCTCTCTGGCTCAGTGTGGGCGGCTAACCCGGCGTTGGGCGGCTCGCTCGTTCAGAACAACTGTCTGAAGAGCTCCGCTCAGTTCAACGTAGAGTTTGTCGCGATACACGGCCCCTTCAGCATTCAGGCCGAATAC
This window of the Methylocystis hirsuta genome carries:
- a CDS encoding AAA family ATPase, whose product is MTLRILAIRGANLASLAEGFAIDFDSEPLRSAGLFAITGETGAGKSTILDAICLALYDKFPRVVAAGLSEGAPDPSGETLGAGDPRTILRRGAGRGFAEVDFIGKDGLRYRARCDLQRARGRASGALQKRARLLWRIDEAGEIVAPVESGIGPVDARVVELTDLTFDQFRRTALLAQGEFDAFLRADAKERAELLEKITGAEIYGVLSQRAFERAREAQQATALIESSCAQIGVMSEDERAAIDADVAATEAERAQVAMVRAETLEALGKLAALEQAQAKLAQAMASRAEALRAFDEMAPRRETLAALAQVEPLRAPRDEMRRAEETQKAAIEDAADAKAKAGVAQEAFAAQEARARSASEEVAVSEAEMARFAPIWSEATALDARIANLALEEAKARSVAEGAAVRAAEKRDERAETMERRADIEREKETALADLARLEPARALSERWQEIDEWLTKRGELLQAKRACDGALASAVAELGHSEATLADFYSRDMQDRVASEKLTTQIDERDRALLALDEPGLLTRDDALSASIQLIEALRRWARAYDETGAAAASAHQEISRSAEDEAALRQKLGESHASRAQYVAQSADAERLGELADAAADPDALRLRAALSNDAPCPVCGALEHPFADRHDAASALIEELRARRNESRRALVMLDEEIVALSARAAEAQAVHQDASRRAAEALSARVRAEAEYASTLGDDGARNMAAEFAPPPSILSASPRLDELAKEVATARDGVAQKLLVARRLREERDRLRSAREETRQALDARQEERAGTAKTLQSAHEMRARTEAESAGLVERLDSLDRALAPYLRLCELSAGDIDRDAASARRALELAGARYRQALARSDEFGATLAAISLKAERLAAESDALSAREAEAKGDHQARARSLSEARDARALLLGGEATAAHRSRIEDLHRAAIAARDETRQRLAEAQQSKTACETRHAHCASAAESAAARAVQARAVFAMALEAAGVDEATVAPLLAMSRVEQTELRRVVGAAEAERAAAEAAVRARQIDYDEAHAVATTEVSREQLAVEERSIAGRLDDLSARLGALRERGAKDDEARERATALADELEQARTSAKLWSEINEAIGSASGDKFRRFAQAATLQHLVALANQRLALLAPRYALERSGEAGSLGLQIIDRDLGDERRSTRSLSGGERFLASLALALALAGLEGRDSFVDTLFIDEGFGALDSATLDVVIDALETLQGQGRRVGVISHVDSLQQRIATKICVERRGGGVSVVRLRAPNYA
- a CDS encoding OprO/OprP family phosphate-selective porin, giving the protein MKLGVGQRALAIAAFGLIATASATPAAADTASELRELKARLQQLEAQVAKQRAEVKRATNVANAASVAATKGPPGPPPPPPVFVSFKNGLFVETEDKAFSIHIGGRVHADGGWQSDPANGDASNVLLRRARLDVAGKAFKYWYYRTQFEFGGSSGAASAANVRDAWLAFKYPLLTTVGLPYQWPVVIQLANQLRPLGLEAMSTSNSGITFIERSMMSDAFNTPRRHLGASISSGGHNWGVKAGIYSTSPQDTAIRPTNNKLGQYWEVDGRAVFLPIRTEEDLIHIGATGRYYQNNGASGTSNDELLVGRGVRNEANALNTRLLGTPDMSCNPGGPFNLSGSVWAANPALGGSLVQNNCLKSSAQFNVEFVAIHGPFSIQAEYSQTSFRRDSYTSAALLITPSALTGSPAFQASRLAAGQGLQSSATFDGFYAQAQLFLTGETRITAYTDIEHNINTPYTFSTAPKILNPISKGGYGAWEVAARWSSINLDNGSQGAWSYLPAYGALGLVPGVATPGSLFPAVLAANSVGLTGGRVNKITLGLNWYPEKGYRFLFNYGRVLANVAPFNQPWLSSNDTNSFLTRAEVWW